A genomic region of Tsukamurella pulmonis contains the following coding sequences:
- a CDS encoding VOC family protein, whose amino-acid sequence MALHLHMINLDCADVARQAAFWSEALGVPVDENDGNAFMRTVGFAEPALPRMMFLAVPEGKTVKNRLHLDLHADDREAEVARLVALGATQLREHDEWGVRWTVLQDPEGNEFCIAQG is encoded by the coding sequence ATGGCCTTGCATCTGCACATGATCAACCTGGACTGCGCCGATGTCGCGAGGCAGGCGGCGTTCTGGTCGGAGGCGCTCGGCGTGCCCGTCGACGAGAACGACGGCAACGCCTTCATGCGCACCGTCGGGTTCGCGGAACCCGCGCTGCCGCGGATGATGTTCCTCGCCGTCCCCGAGGGCAAGACGGTCAAGAACCGGCTGCACCTGGACCTGCACGCGGACGACCGTGAGGCCGAGGTCGCGCGCCTCGTCGCGCTGGGCGCGACGCAGCTGCGCGAGCACGACGAGTGGGGCGTGCGGTGGACGGTGCTGCAGGACCCGGAGGGCAACGAGTTCTGTATCGCCCAGGGCTGA
- a CDS encoding putative quinol monooxygenase: protein MLKVIAQDYIRPDAVEIVRPLMEELVRLTRTEPLCISYELFQDREDPGHFVYIESWPDRAALDAHCASEHFRRLVPQIDAHRRQDGTATLMDPVA, encoded by the coding sequence ATGCTGAAGGTGATCGCGCAGGACTACATCCGGCCCGATGCGGTGGAGATCGTCCGGCCCCTCATGGAGGAGCTCGTCCGTCTCACGCGCACGGAGCCGCTCTGCATCAGTTACGAGCTCTTCCAGGATCGGGAGGATCCCGGCCACTTCGTCTACATCGAGTCCTGGCCGGACCGCGCCGCACTGGACGCGCACTGCGCCTCCGAGCACTTCCGCCGGCTCGTCCCGCAGATCGACGCGCACCGCCGGCAGGACGGAACGGCGACGCTGATGGACCCGGTCGCCTGA